The Eurosta solidaginis isolate ZX-2024a chromosome 4, ASM4086904v1, whole genome shotgun sequence genome includes a window with the following:
- the LOC137251441 gene encoding zinc finger protein 182-like — translation MSVLTKTNLKEHCRTCLKRLYSGTESKTTECHIDDVQKSKNLHFNISNDPELQDLININVDSSFDSDTFNAAVHNYPENVCIACYNKLYSFAIFRRQAQESAQKLRTVLNCKNIKVEVHFEESGDDVDENMTAGILSQASKFQLHDATAENEETFFETSALTLADAVLNDDTGDPFSPSAQSISDSIGGRDFSEEEENKDEDMNAVEKEVVYRDALKKGIAKPNIVKEVTKSNTRKSKPPKIITKNKYRCPQCNEDFVKNSELTDHVNQVHALGSTPFLCDHCDKSYRNLRTLKEHILDSHQVEIKAQKHFQCTQCPTAFLDETDCKKHIAVHLTGKKTRVCGICGEGFAVKKWLIEHLRTHTSDGRIPCSQCDKTYTTSDGLENHERAVHLKEKPHYCQICDKHLQNKQSFRIHNYRHSGKKPYLCDICGKDFRQRTQMKTHRLTHLKNDMSILL, via the exons ATGTCGGTCTTAACCAAAACTAATTTAAAAGAGCACTGTCGCACGTGTTTAAAGCGCTTATATAGTGGTACAGAAAGTAAAACAACTGAATGCCACATAGATGATGTTCAAAAATCAAAGAACTTACACTTTAACATCAGCAATGATCCAGAGTTGCAAGATCTAATTAATATCAATGTGGATAGTTCTTTCGATAGTGATACGTTTAATGCCGCAGTTCATAATTACCCAGAAAATGTGTGCATTGCTTGCTACAATAAGCTTTATAGCTTTGCTATTTTCCGCAGGCAAGCGCAAGAAAGCGCTCAGAAGTTACGCACTGTTCTtaattgtaaaaatataaaagtggaagtACATTTTGAGGAGTCCGGAGATGATGTAGACGAAAATATGACTGCAGGAATATTGAGTCAGGCTAGCAAATTTCAg ttACATGATGCAACCGCAGAAAATGAGGAAACATTTTTTGAAACATCCGCTCTTACTTTAGCTGATGCAGTATTAAATGATGACACCGGTGATCCCTTTTCCCCATCTGCACAATCGATATCAGATAGTATAGGTGGTAGAGATTTTTCTGAAGAAGAGGAAAACAAAGATGAGGATATGAATGCTGTAGAAAAAGAAGTTGTTTATAGAGATGCTTTGAAGAAAGGGATTGCTAAACCAAATATTGTAAAAGAGGTCACAAAATCAAACACGCGAAAGTCAAAGCCTCCAAAGATAATAACGAAAAACAAATATAGATGTCCACAGTGCAACGAAGATTTTGTCAAAAACTCCGAACTTACCGACCATGTAAATCAGGTGCATGCCTTGGGCAGTACACCGTTTTTATGCGATCATTGTGACAAGAGTTACCGAAATTTGCGCACTCTTAAGGAGCATATATTAGATTCGCATCAAGTTGAAATAAAAGCGCAAAAACACTTCCAATGCACCCAATGCCCAACAGCATTTTTAGATGAGACTGATTGTAAAAAACATATAGCCGTACACTTGACAGGGAAAAAGACACGCGTGTGCGGAATTTGTGGTGAAGGTTTTGCAGTCAAGAAATGGCTCATTGAACATTTGCGCACACATACTTCCGATGGGAGAATACCGTGCTCTCAGTGTGATAAAACTTATACCACTAGCGATGGTCTTGAAAATCACGAGCGTGCCGTCCATCTTAAAGAGAAGCCACATTATTGTCAGATCTGTGATAAACACCTGCAAAATAAGCAATCCTTCCGTATCCACAACTATCGGCATTCTGGCAAGAAACCTTATCTATGCGATATTTGCGGAAAAGACTTTCGACAAAGAACTCAAATGAAAACACATCGCTTGACACACCTTAAAAATGATATGAGTATTTTATTGTAG